In Marinicauda algicola, one DNA window encodes the following:
- the acpS gene encoding holo-ACP synthase — protein sequence MIIGIGTDIIDIRRIERSIERFGERFVNRVFTDIERAKAESRLRYADTLAKRFAAKEACAKALGTGIYRGVIWRDLEVINIRGGKPTLNLTGKAAARLDELMPPGHVANIQLTLTDDHPWAQAFVVIEAVRAP from the coding sequence GTGATCATCGGCATCGGCACCGACATCATCGACATAAGGCGCATCGAACGCTCGATCGAACGCTTCGGCGAGCGCTTCGTGAACCGCGTCTTCACTGACATCGAACGCGCCAAGGCCGAGAGCCGCCTGCGCTATGCCGACACGCTCGCCAAGCGCTTCGCGGCAAAGGAAGCCTGCGCCAAGGCGCTCGGCACCGGGATCTATCGCGGCGTCATCTGGCGCGATCTCGAAGTGATCAACATCAGGGGGGGCAAGCCCACGCTGAACCTGACGGGCAAGGCCGCCGCACGGCTCGACGAGCTGATGCCGCCCGGCCATGTCGCCAACATACAGCTCACCCTGACCGACGATCACCCCTGGGCCCAGGCCTTCGTCGTCATCGAGGCGGTGAGGGCGCCGTGA
- the lepB gene encoding signal peptidase I — translation MSSHEDPSAPDAMVAGDAAEFDTAWTRAPESVARVPERTPNRALQTARTLIWALLIALAVRSLLFQPFHIPTGSMKPTLLEGDYVIASKFAYGFAPASLPGNPPLGDWRVFGAAPARGDIVVFRAPQEPHQAYIKRVIGLPGDRVAMMGGVILLNDVEVPRGDRAERAGETAMGRHVAYESWREILPEGIAYTVLDRGDSALDHVAEFTVPEGHYFVLGDNRDESRDSRVAQPEGPGLVPASHLIGRAEIVLLSVDEQFQLFAPWTWWRVRPARFALGLDGSAA, via the coding sequence GTGAGCAGCCATGAGGATCCGAGCGCGCCTGACGCAATGGTCGCCGGCGATGCGGCCGAATTCGACACGGCCTGGACGCGCGCACCCGAATCCGTCGCGCGCGTGCCGGAGCGAACTCCGAACCGTGCGCTCCAGACCGCGCGCACGCTGATCTGGGCGCTGCTGATCGCGCTCGCGGTGCGCTCCCTGCTGTTCCAGCCCTTCCACATCCCGACCGGATCGATGAAGCCGACGCTTCTGGAGGGCGATTACGTCATCGCGTCGAAATTCGCCTACGGATTCGCGCCGGCCTCGCTGCCGGGCAATCCCCCGCTCGGTGACTGGCGCGTGTTCGGTGCGGCGCCCGCACGCGGCGATATCGTCGTGTTCCGCGCCCCCCAGGAACCGCATCAGGCCTACATCAAGCGGGTGATAGGACTGCCCGGGGACCGCGTCGCGATGATGGGCGGCGTGATCCTGCTCAACGACGTCGAGGTTCCGCGCGGCGATCGCGCCGAAAGGGCCGGGGAGACGGCGATGGGCCGCCACGTCGCCTATGAGAGCTGGCGCGAGATCCTGCCCGAAGGCATCGCCTATACCGTGCTCGACCGGGGTGACAGCGCCCTCGACCATGTCGCCGAGTTCACCGTTCCCGAGGGACATTACTTCGTCCTCGGCGACAATCGCGACGAATCCCGCGACAGCCGGGTGGCGCAGCCCGAGGGTCCGGGTCTGGTGCCGGCGAGCCATCTGATCGGGCGTGCCGAGATCGTCCTTCTCTCCGTCGACGAGCAATTCCAGCTCTTCGCGCCCTGGACCTGGTGGCGGGTCCGTCCGGCACGCTTCGCGCTCGGCCTCGACGGGAGTGCCGCATGA
- the rnc gene encoding ribonuclease III → MTTRLDRFQERIGYRFADLALLERALTHASYGDGRRRATSNERLEFLGDRVLGLLAAERLFAAFEGLDEGGLAHRLNALVNKEACARAAQRCGLGAALQLSPAEERLGGREKTSILGDACEAVIGALYLDGGVEAAGDFFEAFWGEDLADMIHRPKDPKSRLQEWAARLGRPAPVYETLGRSGPDHRPVFTVEVAVDGIGSAQAQGRSKQEAQRAAARALLERENADER, encoded by the coding sequence ATGACGACGCGCCTCGACCGGTTCCAGGAGCGAATCGGCTACCGCTTTGCCGACCTCGCGCTGCTCGAGCGCGCGCTCACCCATGCGAGCTATGGCGACGGGCGCCGGCGGGCGACCTCGAACGAGCGCCTGGAATTCCTCGGCGACCGGGTGCTGGGACTGCTCGCGGCCGAGCGCCTGTTCGCCGCATTCGAGGGCCTCGACGAGGGCGGGCTCGCCCATCGCCTCAACGCCCTGGTCAACAAGGAAGCCTGTGCCCGCGCCGCGCAGCGCTGTGGTCTCGGCGCGGCGCTGCAGCTCAGCCCGGCCGAGGAGCGCCTCGGGGGCCGGGAAAAGACCTCCATCCTCGGAGATGCCTGCGAGGCCGTGATCGGCGCGCTCTATCTCGATGGCGGGGTGGAGGCGGCCGGCGACTTCTTCGAGGCGTTCTGGGGCGAGGATCTCGCCGACATGATCCACCGCCCGAAGGATCCCAAGAGCCGGCTCCAGGAATGGGCGGCCCGTCTCGGCAGGCCGGCCCCGGTCTACGAGACCCTCGGCCGTTCCGGTCCCGATCACCGGCCCGTCTTCACCGTCGAGGTGGCTGTGGACGGGATCGGATCGGCGCAGGCGCAGGGACGTTCGAAACAGGAAGCCCAGCGCGCCGCGGCCCGCGCGCTGCTGGAAAGGGAGAATGCCGATGAACGCTGA
- the era gene encoding GTPase Era, whose amino-acid sequence MPMNADMRAGFAAIIGAPNAGKSTLVNRLVGRKVSIVTHKVQTTRFQVRGVAMRGRSQIVLVDTPGVFAPRRRLDRAMVAAAWAGAEDADVIVHVVDAPAEARGRAGRAKPQDARAADDVERVVDGLRAANRKAILALNKIDQMKREDLLALAQKLFETGVYSEVFMISAETGDGTEKLAERLAELMPQGPFLYPEDQIADLPERLLAAEVTREKLFLRVHEELPYNATVETETWQEKKDGSVRIDQVILLESERHKPIVVGKAGSVIKEIGQRAREELEDQLGRKVHLFLRVIVRPGWQERRGHYTPLGLDFEA is encoded by the coding sequence ATGCCGATGAACGCTGACATGCGAGCGGGGTTTGCCGCCATCATCGGCGCGCCGAACGCCGGCAAGTCCACGCTGGTCAACCGGCTGGTCGGCCGCAAGGTCTCGATCGTGACCCACAAGGTCCAGACCACGCGCTTCCAGGTGCGCGGCGTCGCCATGCGCGGGAGGAGCCAGATCGTGCTGGTCGACACGCCCGGCGTGTTCGCACCGCGCCGCCGGCTCGACCGGGCCATGGTGGCCGCCGCATGGGCCGGCGCGGAGGATGCCGACGTCATCGTCCACGTCGTGGATGCCCCCGCCGAGGCGCGGGGGCGCGCCGGTCGCGCCAAGCCCCAGGACGCGCGCGCCGCTGACGATGTCGAGCGCGTCGTCGACGGGCTGAGGGCGGCGAACCGCAAGGCCATCCTCGCGCTCAACAAGATCGACCAGATGAAGCGCGAGGATCTTCTAGCCCTCGCGCAGAAGCTCTTCGAGACCGGGGTCTATTCGGAGGTCTTCATGATCTCCGCCGAGACCGGGGACGGCACCGAGAAGCTCGCCGAGCGCCTCGCCGAACTCATGCCGCAAGGGCCTTTCCTCTATCCCGAGGACCAGATCGCCGACCTGCCCGAGCGCCTGCTCGCCGCCGAGGTGACGCGCGAGAAACTTTTCCTGCGCGTGCACGAGGAGCTGCCCTACAACGCGACCGTGGAGACCGAGACCTGGCAGGAGAAGAAGGATGGCTCGGTCCGGATCGATCAGGTCATCCTGCTGGAGTCCGAGCGCCACAAGCCGATCGTGGTGGGCAAGGCCGGCAGCGTCATCAAGGAGATCGGCCAGCGCGCGCGCGAGGAACTCGAGGACCAGCTCGGGCGCAAGGTCCATCTCTTCCTGCGAGTCATCGTCCGGCCTGGCTGGCAGGAACGGCGCGGCCACTACACCCCGCTGGGGCTCGATTTCGAGGCGTGA
- the recO gene encoding DNA repair protein RecO, whose product MEWTESGRIVSVRSHGETSAIVEILTREHGRHAGLVRGGRSRAMRPVLQPGNRVQAHWRARLDEHLGNYEVEADALSAGMLMDDALALAGLNAACAVAVAALPEREPHPNVADAFEVLVRALEQPEVWPAIYVRWEAGLLADLGYGLDLRKCAATGQTHDLAYVSPKTGRAVSVEAGRPYHDKMLKLPGFMTGTGELSPGDVEAGLRITGHFLERRVLWPADRVLPEARLRMIDRLAGAGAL is encoded by the coding sequence ATGGAATGGACCGAATCGGGCCGCATCGTCTCCGTACGCTCTCACGGAGAGACTTCGGCCATCGTCGAGATCCTCACGCGTGAGCACGGCCGCCATGCGGGCCTCGTGCGCGGCGGGCGCTCGCGCGCGATGCGGCCGGTCCTCCAGCCGGGAAACCGGGTGCAGGCCCATTGGCGCGCCCGGCTCGACGAGCATCTGGGAAACTACGAGGTCGAGGCCGACGCTTTGTCCGCCGGCATGCTGATGGACGACGCGCTGGCGCTCGCCGGGCTCAACGCAGCCTGCGCGGTCGCCGTCGCCGCGCTGCCCGAGCGCGAGCCCCATCCCAATGTCGCCGATGCCTTCGAGGTGCTGGTCCGCGCGCTCGAACAGCCCGAGGTCTGGCCGGCGATCTACGTGCGCTGGGAGGCGGGCCTGCTCGCCGATCTCGGCTACGGCCTCGATCTTCGAAAATGCGCGGCGACCGGCCAGACCCACGATCTCGCCTATGTCAGCCCGAAGACCGGCCGCGCGGTGAGCGTCGAGGCCGGCAGGCCCTATCACGACAAGATGCTGAAGCTTCCCGGCTTCATGACCGGCACGGGCGAACTCTCGCCCGGCGATGTGGAGGCAGGCCTTCGGATCACCGGCCATTTCCTCGAACGCCGCGTGCTCTGGCCGGCGGACCGTGTTCTGCCCGAGGCACGCCTGCGCATGATCGACCGGCTGGCAGGTGCGGGGGCGCTGTAA
- the hspQ gene encoding heat shock protein HspQ, with the protein MQSKDAKFSIGDVVRHRLFPFRGVVFDVDPQFANTEEWYQSIPEAIRPRRDQPFYHLLAENAESYYTAYVSEQNLLPDAHNGAVGHPQTGDLFEGFDGQRYVLKREVAGRAN; encoded by the coding sequence ATGCAATCGAAAGACGCGAAGTTCTCGATCGGCGATGTGGTCCGCCACCGCCTGTTCCCGTTCCGGGGCGTGGTGTTCGACGTGGATCCCCAGTTCGCCAACACCGAGGAATGGTATCAGTCCATCCCCGAGGCGATCCGACCGAGACGGGACCAGCCCTTCTACCACCTGCTCGCGGAGAACGCGGAGAGCTACTACACCGCCTACGTTTCCGAGCAGAACCTGCTGCCCGACGCCCACAACGGCGCGGTCGGCCACCCCCAGACCGGCGACCTGTTCGAAGGCTTCGACGGCCAGCGCTACGTGCTCAAGCGCGAAGTCGCCGGCAGGGCGAACTAG
- a CDS encoding Ppx/GppA phosphatase family protein — MAKDAAGSEPARSGPNRPRRQSRGEPLYGAIDLGTNNCRMLVARKTREGFRVVDAYSRIVRLGEGLGASGTLSQAAMDRALEALKVCAQRLEKKHVARLRAIATEACRRASNGPAFIERVREETGLELEIVTPEEEARLAVQGSLDLLDEGMDAAVVVDIGGGSTELCWVDLAEWRARGGFASGGRPPLRGWSTMPMGVVTLSEHFPEPEDDAARGEWYEAMKAHVRAHMKAPKGARRLRPVFQAGKAHMVGTSGTVTSVAGVHLGLERYDRSRVDGLWIETEEAHAVCRRLASKDAAGRAREGCIGTERADLVVAGCAILEAVMEAWPTQRMRVGDRGLREGLLLNLMRKKRRRGRRGGAPRGKGPTS; from the coding sequence ATGGCCAAGGACGCAGCCGGCAGCGAGCCGGCGCGCTCCGGCCCGAATCGGCCCCGGCGCCAGAGCCGGGGCGAGCCTCTTTACGGGGCGATCGATCTGGGCACGAACAACTGCAGGATGCTGGTTGCGCGCAAGACGCGCGAAGGCTTCCGCGTGGTCGACGCCTATTCGCGGATCGTTCGCCTCGGCGAAGGACTCGGGGCCTCCGGCACGCTGTCGCAGGCCGCAATGGACCGGGCCCTGGAGGCGCTGAAGGTCTGCGCCCAGAGGCTGGAGAAGAAGCACGTCGCACGTCTGCGCGCGATCGCGACCGAGGCCTGCCGTCGGGCTTCCAACGGACCGGCCTTCATTGAGCGCGTGCGCGAGGAGACAGGGCTCGAGCTGGAGATCGTCACACCGGAGGAGGAAGCGCGTCTCGCCGTCCAGGGCAGCCTCGACCTGCTCGACGAGGGCATGGATGCGGCGGTGGTGGTCGACATAGGGGGCGGATCCACGGAGCTTTGCTGGGTGGATCTCGCCGAATGGCGTGCCCGCGGCGGCTTCGCCAGCGGCGGGCGTCCGCCGCTGCGGGGCTGGTCGACCATGCCGATGGGCGTGGTCACGCTTTCCGAGCACTTTCCCGAGCCCGAGGACGACGCGGCCCGCGGGGAATGGTACGAGGCGATGAAGGCCCATGTGCGGGCGCACATGAAGGCGCCCAAGGGCGCACGCCGCCTCCGCCCCGTCTTCCAGGCCGGCAAGGCGCACATGGTGGGCACTTCGGGCACGGTGACCTCCGTCGCCGGCGTCCATCTCGGGCTGGAGCGCTACGACCGTTCGCGCGTGGACGGGCTCTGGATCGAGACCGAAGAGGCCCATGCGGTTTGCAGGCGCCTCGCGTCGAAGGACGCGGCGGGCCGGGCGCGGGAAGGCTGCATCGGCACCGAGCGGGCCGATCTCGTGGTCGCCGGCTGCGCGATCCTCGAAGCGGTGATGGAAGCCTGGCCCACGCAGCGCATGCGCGTCGGCGACCGGGGCCTGCGCGAGGGGCTTCTCCTCAATCTCATGCGCAAGAAGCGCCGGCGCGGGCGGCGCGGCGGCGCGCCCCGCGGCAAGGGACCGACATCATGA
- a CDS encoding RlmE family RNA methyltransferase, translating into MSDENEGDGEERRRRRTGPVKRGGDTRAAKQFHERVKTARKRKLSSQRWLERQLNDPYVQRAKQEGYRSRAAYKLTELDDRFHFLKAGARVADLGAAPGGWVQVALQRGASKVVGVDLLEMEPIAGAELLTLDFTEPGAPDQVKAALGGPADVVLSDLAPWTTGHKQTDHLRIMALVEAAAQFAVETLKPGGTFVAKVFQGGAESEVLDMLKARFDKVKHAKPEASRAESAETYLVATGFRG; encoded by the coding sequence ATGAGCGACGAGAACGAAGGCGACGGCGAGGAACGCCGCCGGCGCCGGACCGGTCCGGTGAAGAGGGGCGGGGACACCCGCGCCGCCAAGCAGTTCCACGAGCGGGTCAAGACGGCGCGCAAGCGCAAGCTCTCCTCGCAGCGCTGGCTCGAGCGCCAGCTCAACGACCCGTACGTCCAGCGGGCGAAGCAGGAAGGCTATCGCAGCCGCGCCGCCTACAAGCTCACCGAGCTCGACGACCGGTTCCATTTCCTGAAGGCCGGCGCGCGCGTGGCCGATCTCGGCGCGGCGCCCGGCGGCTGGGTGCAGGTCGCCCTGCAGCGCGGCGCCTCGAAAGTGGTCGGTGTCGATCTCCTGGAGATGGAGCCGATCGCCGGAGCCGAACTTCTCACGCTCGACTTCACCGAACCCGGCGCACCCGATCAGGTCAAGGCCGCGCTCGGCGGGCCGGCCGACGTGGTGCTTTCCGATCTCGCGCCCTGGACGACCGGTCACAAGCAGACCGACCACCTGCGCATCATGGCCCTGGTGGAGGCCGCGGCGCAGTTCGCCGTCGAGACCCTGAAACCGGGCGGCACCTTCGTCGCCAAGGTCTTCCAGGGCGGAGCGGAGAGCGAGGTGCTGGACATGCTCAAGGCGCGCTTCGACAAGGTCAAGCATGCCAAGCCCGAGGCCAGCCGCGCGGAGAGCGCGGAGACCTATCTCGTTGCGACGGGCTTCAGGGGCTAG
- a CDS encoding Coq4 family protein, whose protein sequence is MTDATLSSASESRALPDFPHGPIRPFEAWRAFWDLVADRDNTVHVFRFFMAVNGKTAGTSFRRFLKSDFGRKMLADPHYIDRILLDRKTLEAAGPGTVAASYLHYLDSENLHPLGVHQAAKDAAPELWARMERDYPEYAVMRRTTAILHDLYHVLTGYGRDPLGEAVLLEFSGAQSGNRGARLLGRAAGLRIRSEIRSWPVGRMMDNAVRMAREATDLALVDPADYLHLPLDEARAMLNIVPDPVYRKIRAEWTGPEPVSGKAA, encoded by the coding sequence ATGACCGACGCCACGCTCAGTTCCGCTTCCGAATCCCGCGCCCTGCCGGACTTCCCGCACGGGCCGATCCGGCCGTTCGAAGCGTGGCGGGCCTTCTGGGATCTCGTCGCGGACCGCGACAACACGGTGCACGTCTTCCGGTTCTTCATGGCGGTGAACGGCAAGACGGCCGGCACCTCCTTCCGGCGGTTCCTGAAATCCGATTTCGGACGCAAGATGCTCGCCGACCCGCATTACATCGACCGCATCCTGCTCGACCGGAAAACCCTGGAGGCAGCGGGGCCCGGCACCGTCGCGGCCAGCTATCTGCATTATCTCGACAGCGAGAACCTGCATCCGCTCGGCGTCCACCAGGCCGCCAAGGACGCCGCCCCTGAACTCTGGGCGCGCATGGAGCGCGACTATCCCGAATATGCCGTCATGCGCCGCACCACGGCCATCCTGCACGATCTCTACCACGTGCTGACCGGCTACGGCCGCGACCCGCTGGGCGAGGCGGTGCTGCTGGAGTTTTCCGGTGCGCAGAGCGGCAATCGCGGCGCGCGCCTGCTCGGCCGCGCGGCGGGCCTGCGCATCCGCTCGGAGATCCGCTCCTGGCCGGTGGGCCGGATGATGGACAACGCCGTCAGGATGGCGCGCGAGGCCACCGATCTCGCCCTCGTCGATCCGGCCGACTATCTCCACCTGCCGCTCGACGAGGCACGGGCCATGCTCAACATCGTGCCCGATCCGGTCTACCGGAAGATCCGCGCGGAGTGGACCGGTCCGGAGCCCGTGAGCGGCAAGGCAGCCTGA
- the guaB gene encoding IMP dehydrogenase produces MEIREGLTFDDVLLQPGASEVLPADADIRTHVTRAVPLNIPILSAAMDTVTEAPLAIAMAQAGGLGVIHRNMTNEEQAEEVRRVKRYESGMVINPITITPDARLADLQALMERHRISGIPVVEGGGNGTPGRLVGIVTNRDVRFAEDANETVANLMTSQNLVTVKPGVSQAEARRLLHKHRIERLLVVDDENRCVGLMTVKDMEKAQAHPMAAKDEHGRLRVAAATTVGDAGFARAEALMDAGVDVIVIDTAHGMSRSVLDQVLRIKKASNRTQVVAGNVATYDGAKALYDAGADCVKVGIGPGSICTTRIVAGVGVPQLTAIMDARRAAEGYDGTIIADGGIKYSGDLAKAIAAGADCVMMGSMLAGTEEAPGEVFLYQGRSYKAYRGMGSVGAMARGSADRYFQKEVSDKMKLVPEGIEGQVPYKGPAGPILHQMVGGLRAAMGYTGANSIKDFQEKAVFVRITNAGLRESHVHDVAITREAPNYPTPQ; encoded by the coding sequence ATGGAGATTCGCGAAGGTCTCACCTTCGACGATGTGCTCTTGCAGCCCGGCGCATCCGAAGTCCTGCCTGCCGATGCGGACATCCGCACGCACGTCACGCGCGCCGTGCCGCTCAACATCCCGATCCTGTCGGCCGCGATGGACACCGTCACCGAGGCGCCTCTGGCGATCGCCATGGCCCAGGCCGGCGGGCTCGGCGTCATCCATCGCAACATGACGAACGAGGAGCAGGCCGAGGAAGTCAGGCGCGTGAAGCGTTACGAGAGCGGCATGGTGATCAATCCGATCACGATCACGCCCGATGCGCGCCTCGCCGACCTGCAGGCCCTGATGGAGCGCCACAGGATCTCCGGCATCCCGGTGGTCGAGGGCGGCGGCAACGGCACCCCGGGCCGGCTGGTCGGCATCGTCACCAACCGTGACGTCCGCTTCGCCGAGGATGCGAACGAGACGGTCGCGAACCTGATGACCTCGCAGAACCTCGTCACGGTCAAGCCGGGCGTCTCCCAGGCGGAGGCCCGCCGCCTCCTGCACAAGCACCGCATCGAACGCCTCCTCGTCGTCGACGACGAGAATCGCTGCGTCGGCCTGATGACGGTGAAGGACATGGAGAAGGCCCAGGCCCATCCCATGGCCGCGAAGGACGAGCACGGCCGCCTGCGCGTCGCCGCGGCGACCACCGTGGGCGATGCCGGCTTCGCCCGCGCCGAGGCGCTGATGGACGCCGGCGTCGACGTCATCGTCATCGATACCGCCCACGGCATGTCGAGATCGGTGCTCGACCAGGTGCTCCGCATCAAGAAGGCCTCCAACCGGACCCAGGTCGTCGCCGGCAACGTGGCGACCTATGACGGTGCGAAGGCCCTGTACGACGCCGGCGCGGACTGCGTGAAGGTCGGCATCGGACCGGGCTCGATCTGCACCACCCGCATCGTGGCGGGCGTCGGCGTGCCCCAGCTCACCGCCATCATGGACGCGCGGCGCGCGGCCGAGGGCTATGACGGCACGATCATCGCCGATGGCGGGATCAAGTATTCCGGCGATCTCGCCAAGGCGATCGCGGCCGGGGCCGATTGCGTGATGATGGGCTCGATGCTCGCCGGCACCGAGGAAGCGCCCGGCGAGGTCTTCCTCTACCAGGGCCGGTCCTACAAGGCCTATCGCGGCATGGGCAGCGTCGGCGCGATGGCGCGCGGCTCGGCCGACCGCTATTTCCAGAAGGAAGTCTCCGACAAGATGAAGCTGGTGCCCGAAGGCATCGAGGGTCAGGTCCCCTACAAGGGCCCGGCCGGTCCCATCCTGCACCAGATGGTCGGCGGGCTTCGCGCGGCCATGGGCTATACCGGCGCGAACTCGATCAAGGACTTCCAGGAGAAGGCCGTCTTCGTGCGCATCACCAATGCCGGCCTTCGCGAAAGCCATGTCCACGATGTGGCGATCACCCGTGAAGCGCCGAACTATCCGACGCCGCAATAG
- a CDS encoding RsmB/NOP family class I SAM-dependent RNA methyltransferase, with protein MRDGGRIQAAIEVVDAVLNRHQPVKDALRDWGKAHRFAGSGDRAWISGLVMDALRSKASAAFLMGEDTPRAIVLGTLARGWALTPDDIARTFEGDEHAPEALGEAERAALSRDMADAPLPVRADIPEWLEESFTRAFGEDAVIEGQAMAGRAPVDLRVNVLKAEPDKALAAVVAKLKDAQASELVKNAIRIPETDPKAKSPPADAIPAYGKGWVEVQDLGSQIAALAAGAAPGSQILDYCAGAGGKTLALAALLNNTGQIHAWDYDWRRLRAIWPRLQRAGVRNAQVHDGSEADALSGLADRMDVVFVDAPCTGSGTWRRRPDSKWRLKPEALDKRIKEQTLVLENASRYVKPGGRLVYVTCSILPQENEDRAAEFLDAHRDFEPVAAVEAMASTGLLTEEGEIQIGACAGRFGAVQLTPARTGTDGFYVCVMEKKE; from the coding sequence ATGCGGGACGGCGGACGTATCCAGGCCGCGATCGAGGTCGTCGACGCGGTGCTGAACCGGCATCAGCCGGTCAAGGACGCCCTGCGCGACTGGGGCAAGGCACACCGCTTCGCCGGCTCCGGCGACCGCGCCTGGATTTCCGGTCTCGTCATGGACGCGCTGCGCTCGAAGGCCTCGGCGGCCTTCCTGATGGGCGAGGATACGCCCAGGGCCATCGTGCTCGGCACGCTCGCGCGCGGCTGGGCGCTGACGCCGGACGACATCGCGCGCACCTTCGAGGGCGACGAGCACGCGCCCGAAGCGCTGGGCGAGGCCGAGCGTGCCGCGCTGTCGCGCGACATGGCCGATGCGCCGCTGCCCGTGCGCGCCGACATCCCGGAATGGCTGGAGGAAAGCTTCACGCGTGCCTTCGGCGAGGATGCGGTGATCGAGGGCCAGGCCATGGCGGGACGCGCGCCGGTCGACCTGCGCGTCAACGTACTGAAGGCCGAGCCGGACAAGGCGCTCGCCGCGGTCGTGGCGAAGCTGAAGGACGCGCAAGCCAGCGAGCTGGTCAAGAACGCCATCCGCATTCCGGAGACCGACCCGAAGGCCAAGTCCCCGCCCGCCGACGCCATTCCCGCCTACGGCAAGGGCTGGGTCGAGGTGCAGGATCTCGGGTCCCAGATCGCCGCGCTCGCCGCCGGGGCAGCACCGGGTTCGCAGATCCTGGATTATTGCGCCGGCGCGGGCGGCAAGACGCTGGCGCTCGCCGCGCTGCTGAACAATACCGGCCAGATCCACGCCTGGGACTATGACTGGCGGCGCCTGCGCGCCATCTGGCCGCGCCTTCAGCGCGCCGGCGTGCGCAATGCCCAGGTCCATGACGGCAGCGAGGCCGACGCCCTCTCGGGCCTGGCGGACAGGATGGATGTCGTCTTCGTCGATGCGCCGTGCACCGGCTCGGGCACCTGGCGCCGGCGCCCGGATTCCAAGTGGCGCCTGAAGCCCGAAGCCCTCGACAAGCGCATCAAGGAACAGACGCTCGTCCTTGAAAATGCAAGCAGATACGTCAAGCCCGGCGGGCGGCTCGTCTACGTGACCTGCTCCATCCTGCCGCAGGAGAACGAGGACCGCGCCGCCGAATTCCTCGACGCGCACCGCGATTTCGAACCCGTTGCGGCGGTCGAGGCGATGGCGTCGACAGGGCTGCTCACCGAAGAGGGCGAGATCCAGATCGGCGCCTGCGCGGGCCGCTTCGGCGCGGTGCAACTCACTCCGGCGAGGACCGGCACGGACGGATTTTACGTCTGCGTGATGGAGAAGAAAGAATAG